In one window of Rhizobium glycinendophyticum DNA:
- a CDS encoding formate dehydrogenase subunit delta: MSETGTDAKLVRMANQIATFFLSQPEEVRVEGVATHINKFWEARMRRRFFELVAVPDAGFLPLVVEAAGRIKRPGETDATAVGLGHDAADSAPGGKGVASGESLSEPSIPETTP, translated from the coding sequence ATGTCTGAAACCGGCACCGACGCCAAGCTGGTCCGCATGGCCAATCAGATCGCCACCTTTTTCCTGTCGCAGCCGGAGGAGGTGCGGGTGGAGGGCGTCGCCACGCATATCAACAAGTTCTGGGAGGCCCGCATGCGCCGGCGTTTCTTCGAACTGGTGGCGGTGCCCGATGCGGGTTTTCTGCCCCTGGTCGTCGAGGCCGCCGGCCGCATCAAGCGCCCGGGTGAAACGGATGCCACCGCCGTCGGCCTTGGCCACGACGCCGCCGATAGTGCCCCCGGCGGGAAAGGCGTGGCATCAGGCGAATCGCTGTCTGAGCCGAGCATCCCGGAAACGACTCCCTGA
- the fdhD gene encoding formate dehydrogenase accessory sulfurtransferase FdhD, with amino-acid sequence MSDVIRSTARMVGGLKASRGLVSASSRLVPEEVPIAFSYAGSTHAVMMATPDDLEDFAVGFSLAEGIIERAEDVVAIDVVEAGEGIDVQVTLREMTAEALIARRRRMAGPVGCGLCGIESIEQASRAVKPVAAEGFSLTARDVAQAMAQLTARQDLNRQTRAVHAAGFYSLRQGLVAIREDVGRHNALDKLVGAVVIGGWDSAEGAVVVTSRLSVEMVQKTAALGAPVLIAISAPTALAIRTAAQAGITLIGIARDEDFEIFTRPDRVAEGVPLHV; translated from the coding sequence ATGAGCGATGTGATCCGCTCCACGGCACGCATGGTCGGCGGGTTGAAGGCGAGCCGGGGGCTCGTCTCGGCCAGCAGCCGGCTCGTGCCCGAAGAGGTGCCGATCGCCTTTTCCTATGCCGGCTCCACCCATGCGGTGATGATGGCGACGCCCGATGATCTCGAGGATTTCGCCGTCGGCTTTTCGCTCGCCGAGGGCATCATCGAGCGCGCCGAGGATGTGGTCGCCATCGACGTCGTCGAGGCGGGGGAGGGGATCGACGTTCAGGTGACGTTGAGGGAGATGACGGCGGAAGCGCTGATCGCGCGACGTCGGCGCATGGCGGGGCCTGTGGGTTGCGGGCTTTGCGGCATCGAGTCGATCGAGCAGGCGAGCCGTGCCGTAAAGCCGGTCGCTGCGGAGGGTTTCAGTCTGACTGCCCGTGACGTTGCCCAGGCCATGGCGCAGCTGACGGCGCGGCAGGATCTGAATCGCCAGACGCGCGCCGTTCATGCCGCAGGCTTCTACAGCCTGAGGCAGGGGCTCGTCGCGATCCGTGAGGATGTCGGTCGCCACAATGCGCTGGACAAGCTCGTCGGCGCCGTTGTCATCGGCGGTTGGGATTCTGCTGAGGGTGCGGTCGTAGTCACGAGCCGTCTGTCCGTCGAGATGGTGCAGAAGACGGCAGCGCTCGGGGCGCCCGTGCTGATTGCCATTTCCGCGCCGACCGCGCTTGCCATCCGCACGGCCGCTCAGGCCGGCATTACCTTGATCGGCATTGCCCGCGACGAGGATTTCGAGATTTTCACCCGGCCCGACCGGGTGGCCGAGGGAGTACCGCTGCATGTCTGA
- the rocF gene encoding arginase, whose amino-acid sequence MSNENKTVSLIGVPLEEGSGRGGCAMGPAALRIAGIAQALLDLGYHVEDRGDLRPAPARDLAQMERARNLDVVGAFTRAIEAETYKAASEGAVPLLLGGDHSLSMGSVSGMARYAQEVGRPLFVLWLDAHSDFNAPETSPSGNIHGMPVAFFCGKAEFAPILPAGRPLVDPRNVYQVGIRSVDDEERKLITQNCVNVFDMRAIDEDGMGSIIKRILADVRAAGALLHVSLDVDFLDPDVAPGVGTTVPGGATFREAHLIMELLHDSGLVSSLDLVELNPFLDDRGRSARVMVDLAASLFGKRILDRPTRGH is encoded by the coding sequence ATGAGCAATGAGAACAAGACCGTCAGCCTGATCGGCGTTCCCCTTGAGGAAGGCTCGGGCCGTGGCGGCTGCGCCATGGGTCCCGCGGCACTGCGCATCGCCGGTATCGCCCAGGCACTTCTCGATCTCGGCTACCACGTTGAGGATCGCGGCGACTTGCGTCCCGCCCCGGCCCGCGACCTGGCGCAGATGGAGCGTGCCCGCAATCTCGACGTGGTCGGCGCCTTCACCCGCGCGATCGAGGCAGAAACCTATAAGGCGGCGTCCGAAGGTGCGGTACCGCTGCTTCTCGGAGGCGACCACAGCCTGTCGATGGGCAGCGTCTCCGGCATGGCGCGCTATGCGCAGGAGGTCGGCCGTCCCCTGTTCGTGCTCTGGCTCGACGCCCATTCGGATTTTAACGCCCCGGAGACGTCTCCATCAGGAAACATCCACGGCATGCCGGTCGCCTTCTTCTGCGGCAAGGCGGAGTTTGCCCCTATTCTTCCCGCTGGCCGGCCGCTGGTCGATCCGCGCAATGTCTATCAGGTTGGCATACGCTCCGTGGATGACGAGGAGCGCAAGCTGATTACGCAGAACTGCGTCAACGTCTTCGACATGCGCGCCATCGACGAGGATGGCATGGGCAGCATCATCAAGCGTATTCTGGCAGACGTTCGCGCGGCAGGCGCGCTCCTGCATGTCAGCCTCGACGTCGATTTCCTCGATCCGGACGTCGCACCTGGCGTCGGCACGACCGTGCCGGGCGGCGCCACCTTCCGCGAAGCGCATCTGATCATGGAACTGCTGCATGACAGCGGCCTCGTCTCTTCATTGGATCTGGTTGAACTCAATCCGTTCCTTGATGATCGCGGTCGCAGCGCACGCGTCATGGTTGACCTTGCCGCCAGCCTGTTCGGCAAGCGTATTCTCGACCGACCAACGAGAGGGCACTAA
- a CDS encoding Lrp/AsnC family transcriptional regulator, with protein MDDLDRNILGALRQNARLPVASLAAMTGASRATISARIDRMVANGTIAAFTILTGQEIQSAGVRAIVMIEVVGKFADRVAHQLRGLPQVKSLHSTNGRWDFIAELEERDLAGFDETLRRIRLIEGINITESSILLKTSKVG; from the coding sequence ATGGATGATCTCGATCGCAATATCCTCGGTGCTCTCCGGCAGAATGCGCGCCTGCCGGTCGCATCGCTTGCGGCGATGACGGGCGCGTCGCGCGCGACGATTTCGGCCCGGATCGATAGAATGGTGGCGAATGGCACGATCGCAGCGTTCACTATTCTTACCGGTCAGGAGATTCAGTCAGCTGGGGTGCGCGCGATCGTGATGATCGAGGTTGTCGGCAAATTCGCCGATCGCGTCGCCCATCAACTGCGGGGCCTGCCGCAGGTGAAGAGCCTGCACAGCACCAATGGGCGCTGGGATTTCATCGCTGAACTTGAAGAACGCGATCTCGCAGGCTTTGACGAGACGCTGCGGCGCATTCGGCTGATCGAGGGCATCAACATTACCGAATCCAGCATTCTTCTAAAGACAAGCAAGGTCGGTTGA
- a CDS encoding asparaginase domain-containing protein has product MKLLLIHTGGTIGMAETPEGLAPLKGLVEDAIATRLPDGVELVADVFDPLLDSADVGPTHWNLMLETIRNHPDAAVIITHGTDTMAFTGAALSQALAGENRRVVLCGSMLPLGHQGDAEGNLDLAISAAAAKETGVLLAFAGKLLAADGLVKHHSHEADAFRSQPQATPAVPQRRTFADRKLAVLTLSPGIPAAAVEAMLEKLDGAALRIFGAGTAMNDAELLTVLAEAVKSGKRLRAVSQCEAGGLSPGAYAAGAGLWSTGIENGGAETPEAALIHLWLN; this is encoded by the coding sequence ATGAAACTGCTGCTGATCCACACGGGTGGAACGATCGGGATGGCCGAGACGCCGGAAGGGTTGGCACCCTTGAAGGGACTCGTGGAGGACGCCATTGCCACACGCCTGCCCGACGGCGTTGAGCTCGTCGCGGACGTCTTCGATCCCCTGCTCGACAGCGCCGATGTCGGCCCCACCCACTGGAACCTGATGCTGGAGACGATCCGCAACCATCCAGACGCCGCCGTGATCATCACCCACGGCACCGACACCATGGCCTTTACCGGTGCCGCGCTCAGCCAAGCGCTGGCCGGCGAAAACCGGCGCGTCGTTCTCTGCGGCTCCATGCTGCCGCTCGGGCATCAGGGCGATGCCGAGGGCAATCTCGATCTCGCGATCTCGGCTGCGGCGGCGAAAGAGACTGGCGTCCTGCTCGCTTTTGCCGGCAAGCTCCTCGCCGCCGATGGACTGGTGAAGCATCACAGCCACGAAGCGGATGCCTTTCGCTCGCAACCGCAGGCGACACCGGCAGTGCCGCAGCGTCGGACCTTCGCGGATCGCAAGCTTGCAGTGCTGACACTGTCGCCGGGCATTCCGGCAGCGGCCGTGGAGGCCATGCTGGAAAAGCTCGACGGCGCAGCCCTGCGGATTTTCGGTGCCGGGACGGCAATGAACGATGCAGAGCTGCTGACGGTGCTCGCCGAGGCAGTGAAGAGCGGAAAGCGGCTGCGGGCGGTGAGCCAGTGTGAAGCCGGCGGCCTGTCACCCGGCGCCTATGCGGCCGGCGCCGGACTGTGGAGCACGGGTATCGAAAACGGCGGTGCCGAGACACCGGAAGCCGCCCTCATCCATCTCTGGCTGAACTGA
- a CDS encoding methyl-accepting chemotaxis protein translates to MTLITLPGMESKAVLEALGRSQAIIEFNLDGTIITANENFCRALGYELAEIKGKHHRIFCDAAYTATQDYRDFWAMLNRGQFESREYKRIRKDGSDIWIQASYNPVFRNGKLWKIVKFASDITAAKQKSAEDAGKLDAISRVQATIEFTPKGDILTANENFLTTLGYTLDEIAGKHHQMFCEPDYVRSEAYREFWKTLASGQFISQEFKRIGKGGKIVWIQASYNPIFDANGQVFKIVKYATDITGRVRAVDEIAHGLTALAHGDLTARITEPFIPSLEQIRVDFNSAIDRVRAAMQEVSGNTVAIASGSEQIRVASDNLAKRTEQQAAAVEETAAALEQITQTVADSSKRATEAGELVARTKDGAEKSGDVVKSAIRAMDEIESSSREISSIIGVIDEIAFQTNLLALNAGVEAARAGEAGKGFAVVAQEVRELAQRSASAAKEIKTLIGKSGDQVKTGVQLVGETGKALEQIVVEVKEINRNVIAIVEGSREQATGLKEINKAVNAMDQNTQQNAAMVEESTAASHGLAKQAAALRELVGQFRIGQHSSANVSVARTETVHVTSPARKLMATVARAAGGATAAKVQEGWEDF, encoded by the coding sequence ATGACACTCATCACGTTACCCGGAATGGAATCCAAGGCCGTTCTGGAAGCGCTCGGCCGCTCCCAGGCCATTATCGAATTCAACCTTGACGGCACGATCATCACCGCCAACGAAAACTTCTGCCGCGCCCTCGGATACGAGCTCGCGGAAATCAAGGGCAAGCATCACCGGATCTTCTGTGATGCCGCCTATACTGCAACACAGGACTATCGCGACTTCTGGGCCATGCTCAACCGTGGCCAGTTTGAGAGCCGCGAATACAAGCGAATCAGGAAAGACGGCAGCGATATCTGGATCCAGGCGTCGTACAATCCGGTTTTCCGCAACGGCAAGCTCTGGAAGATCGTGAAGTTTGCCAGCGACATCACCGCTGCCAAGCAGAAGTCGGCGGAAGATGCGGGAAAGCTGGACGCGATCTCGCGCGTCCAGGCCACGATCGAATTCACGCCTAAGGGCGACATCTTGACCGCCAACGAGAATTTTCTCACCACCCTCGGCTACACGCTGGACGAGATTGCCGGCAAGCATCACCAGATGTTCTGCGAACCGGATTACGTCCGCTCCGAAGCCTATCGCGAGTTCTGGAAAACGCTGGCATCGGGCCAGTTCATCTCACAGGAGTTCAAGCGGATCGGCAAAGGCGGCAAGATCGTCTGGATTCAGGCTTCGTATAATCCGATCTTCGATGCGAATGGACAGGTCTTTAAGATCGTCAAATATGCGACCGACATCACAGGACGCGTTCGCGCGGTCGACGAAATCGCTCACGGCCTGACAGCACTTGCCCACGGTGACCTCACCGCGCGTATCACCGAACCATTTATTCCTTCGCTCGAACAGATCCGCGTAGACTTCAACTCCGCCATCGACCGTGTCCGGGCCGCAATGCAGGAGGTGAGCGGCAACACGGTTGCCATCGCTTCAGGCTCCGAGCAGATCCGCGTCGCCTCCGACAACCTGGCCAAGCGTACCGAGCAGCAGGCAGCAGCCGTCGAAGAGACGGCGGCCGCCCTGGAGCAGATTACCCAGACTGTCGCCGATAGCTCGAAGCGGGCAACGGAAGCGGGCGAACTGGTGGCTCGCACGAAGGATGGCGCCGAAAAATCTGGCGACGTCGTCAAGAGCGCGATCCGCGCGATGGATGAAATCGAAAGCTCCTCTCGGGAAATCTCCAGCATCATCGGCGTCATCGACGAAATCGCCTTCCAGACCAATCTTCTGGCGCTCAACGCAGGCGTCGAGGCGGCGCGAGCCGGTGAAGCCGGCAAGGGCTTTGCTGTCGTGGCACAGGAAGTGCGCGAACTGGCGCAACGATCCGCAAGTGCTGCCAAGGAGATCAAGACGCTGATCGGCAAGTCCGGTGATCAGGTCAAGACCGGCGTCCAACTGGTCGGTGAGACAGGCAAGGCGCTCGAACAGATCGTCGTCGAGGTCAAGGAGATCAACCGCAACGTCATCGCGATCGTCGAAGGCTCTCGAGAGCAGGCGACGGGTCTGAAGGAAATCAACAAGGCCGTCAACGCGATGGACCAGAATACCCAGCAAAATGCCGCCATGGTCGAGGAATCGACTGCGGCAAGCCATGGATTGGCCAAGCAGGCGGCCGCACTGCGCGAACTTGTGGGACAGTTTAGAATTGGGCAACACTCTTCGGCTAATGTGTCCGTAGCGCGTACCGAGACTGTACATGTGACATCACCGGCACGCAAACTCATGGCGACTGTCGCTCGCGCCGCAGGTGGAGCAACTGCCGCCAAGGTACAGGAAGGTTGGGAAGATTTCTAA
- a CDS encoding chemotaxis protein CheW produces MATISSTSFGGETLEIIAFRLHDQEFCVKTTTIREIRGWAPSTPIPHAPADVIGVMNLRGSVIPIIDLAYKLGMKSTVANERSAIVVAEVHNMVIGMLVDRVSDILTIPSSQVQPVPEVSASFDKTFSEGIIANENGMICFLNLAKMFKGSDLEDLAA; encoded by the coding sequence ATGGCCACTATCAGTTCCACCAGCTTCGGCGGCGAAACACTCGAGATCATTGCTTTCCGGCTTCATGATCAGGAATTCTGCGTCAAGACCACGACCATCCGCGAAATCCGCGGCTGGGCGCCCTCGACGCCGATCCCGCACGCCCCGGCAGACGTCATCGGCGTCATGAACCTGCGTGGCTCGGTCATCCCGATCATCGACCTGGCTTACAAGCTTGGAATGAAGAGCACGGTTGCCAACGAGCGTTCGGCCATCGTCGTCGCCGAAGTCCACAATATGGTCATCGGCATGCTCGTTGACCGCGTCTCGGACATCCTGACCATTCCTTCGAGCCAGGTTCAGCCGGTTCCGGAAGTCTCGGCCTCCTTCGACAAGACCTTCTCCGAAGGCATTATTGCCAACGAGAACGGCATGATCTGCTTCCTGAACCTCGCCAAGATGTTCAAGGGCAGCGATCTGGAAGACCTCGCCGCCTGA